The proteins below come from a single Edaphobacter acidisoli genomic window:
- a CDS encoding GGDEF domain-containing protein, translating to MPPSSQYELVIEQLERLAKHGYQKLGLPTPLEDSFEKATAGQRAMRLWIEGLIAIALFNAFVIIDYFIRGGTAWFALEVRLCLITPIALIVNASMRWNPNKIYRETVIAVVSCGIGLTHLYLESNKSAASSAYAQVGLIVAVIFANVVMRLQFPYALVSSIVLMTGDFYFVYQDRFLQPPDKLLGIALAICAITMTVIANYSVNREERFAYLIRLRSDLQSRELSASNARLQRISNVDSLTGLANRHAYEMEFRRLWREAAAAKTPLSAIVIDIDHFKMVNDTRGHLYGDRVLVRVASLLVQGLRGKDDFAARFGGEEFVVLLPQATQEGAMIVAERIRKLVEVAGSPAMHESGDLPPLSTVSCGVASTWPADASNREDLIDAADRALYEAKRTGRNRVCLGEITAPSKKRPASHGWSGRHRAHTDSSTRVKVQ from the coding sequence ATGCCACCATCCTCACAATACGAACTCGTCATCGAACAGCTTGAGCGGCTTGCCAAGCACGGGTATCAGAAGCTGGGACTGCCCACGCCGCTTGAAGACAGCTTCGAAAAAGCGACTGCGGGACAGCGTGCGATGCGGTTGTGGATTGAGGGCCTGATTGCTATCGCGCTCTTCAATGCGTTCGTCATCATCGACTATTTCATTCGTGGCGGGACCGCCTGGTTTGCCCTCGAAGTACGCCTGTGCCTCATTACGCCCATCGCGCTGATCGTCAACGCGAGCATGCGGTGGAACCCGAACAAGATCTATCGCGAGACAGTGATTGCGGTGGTCAGTTGCGGTATCGGCCTGACACATCTCTACCTGGAGAGCAACAAGAGCGCAGCTTCCTCGGCTTACGCACAGGTTGGCCTGATTGTTGCCGTCATCTTCGCCAACGTGGTGATGCGGCTGCAATTTCCCTACGCCCTCGTCTCGTCGATCGTGCTCATGACGGGCGATTTCTATTTTGTCTATCAGGACCGCTTTCTGCAGCCGCCCGACAAACTGCTGGGAATTGCGCTGGCGATCTGCGCCATCACGATGACCGTGATCGCCAACTACAGCGTGAACCGCGAAGAACGCTTTGCCTATCTGATTCGCCTGCGCAGTGACTTGCAGAGCCGCGAGCTCTCTGCTTCCAACGCCAGGCTGCAACGCATCTCCAACGTGGACAGTCTGACAGGCCTGGCTAACCGGCACGCATACGAGATGGAGTTTCGCAGACTATGGCGCGAGGCCGCTGCCGCAAAGACTCCGCTTTCGGCCATCGTGATTGACATCGATCACTTTAAAATGGTCAACGACACACGCGGTCATCTTTATGGCGACCGCGTACTGGTGCGCGTCGCATCTTTGCTCGTGCAGGGCCTACGCGGTAAGGACGACTTTGCGGCCCGCTTCGGTGGCGAGGAATTCGTCGTATTGCTGCCGCAAGCTACGCAGGAGGGCGCAATGATTGTCGCCGAGCGTATCCGCAAACTTGTGGAGGTAGCCGGTTCCCCGGCGATGCACGAGTCCGGGGACCTGCCGCCGCTTTCCACTGTCAGTTGTGGCGTCGCCTCCACCTGGCCCGCAGACGCTTCCAACAGAGAAGACCTGATAGATGCCGCTGATCGGGCGCTCTATGAAGCCAAGCGCACTGGACGCAATCGCGTTTGCCTGGGTGAGATTACTGCACCTTCGAAAAAGCGCCCCGCTTCGCACGGCTGGTCTGGACGCCATCGCGCCCATACCGACTCATCTACCCGCGTCAAAGTACAGTAG
- the mnmE gene encoding tRNA uridine-5-carboxymethylaminomethyl(34) synthesis GTPase MnmE, producing the protein MIHDDTIVAISTPPGRGGIGIVRLSGPGARSIAEPVLRLRNPLAAGHARFAAVIEAETGDVLDEAVVTFFEAPNSYTSEDVVEIAPHGSPVLLDYLLREAIAHGARLAEPGEFTQRAFLSGRLDLTQAEAVHDLIESTTLHQARIAAQQMRGSLSRRVALIKEKLVALIAALEAGIDFAEDDIDLLPNGQITAQIDTVVTPLQELAETFAYGRIVRDGLTLAIVGRPNAGKSSIFNRLVQRDRAIVTATPGTTRDLVTERVSLEGIPVELVDTAGLRHTNDEAESIGIAKSREAMAEADIVLLVLDATAPLHAEDEATLAEHGGRPLIVAINKCDLSNGSPRKDGLTRAAIATSALTGEGIVDLRAAMVALITKSSPASESALVTNVRQQQAVNEALHALAQARQAVAAEMPHEMVLLDLYESLRALDSLTGATATDDILNLIFSRFCIGK; encoded by the coding sequence ATGATTCACGACGACACAATCGTTGCCATCTCCACGCCACCGGGCCGTGGAGGCATCGGCATCGTCAGGCTTTCGGGCCCTGGCGCGCGCTCTATTGCAGAGCCCGTGCTGCGCCTGAGGAATCCGCTGGCTGCCGGCCACGCTCGCTTTGCGGCGGTCATCGAAGCAGAGACCGGCGATGTGTTGGACGAAGCCGTGGTCACGTTCTTCGAGGCGCCGAATTCGTATACATCAGAAGATGTTGTGGAGATCGCCCCGCACGGCTCGCCCGTGCTGCTCGACTATCTTCTGCGCGAGGCGATTGCACACGGTGCGCGACTGGCTGAACCTGGCGAATTTACGCAACGCGCGTTTCTCTCCGGCCGTCTTGATTTGACTCAAGCGGAAGCCGTTCACGATCTAATTGAATCGACTACGCTGCACCAGGCGCGCATCGCCGCCCAGCAAATGCGTGGATCGCTGTCGCGCCGAGTCGCTCTCATCAAAGAAAAACTAGTCGCACTAATCGCTGCGCTCGAAGCCGGCATTGATTTTGCCGAAGATGATATCGACCTTTTGCCGAACGGGCAGATCACCGCGCAGATCGATACTGTTGTGACTCCGCTTCAGGAGCTGGCGGAGACGTTTGCCTACGGGCGCATCGTGCGCGATGGCCTGACGCTGGCGATTGTGGGCCGTCCGAATGCGGGCAAGTCGTCGATCTTCAATCGACTTGTGCAACGTGATCGCGCTATCGTCACAGCGACTCCGGGTACGACACGCGATCTTGTCACAGAGCGCGTCTCACTGGAGGGGATTCCTGTTGAGCTTGTCGACACGGCAGGACTGCGACACACGAATGACGAGGCAGAGTCGATTGGCATTGCGAAATCGCGAGAGGCCATGGCGGAGGCTGATATCGTCCTGTTGGTACTTGATGCTACGGCTCCATTGCACGCAGAAGATGAGGCCACGCTTGCCGAGCACGGCGGCCGCCCGCTAATCGTTGCGATCAACAAGTGCGACTTGAGCAACGGCTCCCCTCGTAAAGATGGATTGACGCGAGCCGCGATTGCAACGTCGGCCCTTACTGGAGAAGGTATTGTGGATCTTCGTGCAGCGATGGTTGCGCTGATAACGAAATCGTCTCCTGCTTCGGAGTCTGCTTTGGTCACAAATGTTCGTCAGCAGCAGGCAGTCAATGAGGCGCTTCATGCTCTTGCCCAGGCACGCCAGGCAGTCGCAGCGGAGATGCCGCATGAAATGGTTCTGCTCGATCTGTATGAGTCGCTTCGTGCGCTCGACTCGCTCACAGGAGCGACGGCAACTGACGACATCCTGAATCTGATCTTCAGCAGATTCTGCATCGGCAAATGA